One segment of Cetobacterium sp. NK01 DNA contains the following:
- a CDS encoding Mn2+dependent serine/threonine protein kinase has translation METIVTHPRSSVFYDKNRDIFIKKFTPKISSRIKYFFRLRKYPGENFYYISTFLNSLNIKTPTVVKHLNYSVETKNIKGISLEEFIKNNPTDKDIINKFTTLVITLIDNSIYCGDLSLDNFMVKDNEIYVLDLEDYRHVKFFKHNKDEFLRRLKGKVPREIFENIIEKL, from the coding sequence ATGGAAACAATAGTCACCCACCCTAGAAGTTCAGTTTTTTATGATAAAAATCGTGATATATTTATAAAAAAATTTACTCCTAAGATAAGTAGCAGAATTAAATATTTTTTTAGATTAAGAAAATATCCCGGTGAAAATTTTTATTACATTTCAACTTTTTTAAACTCTTTAAATATAAAGACTCCCACAGTAGTTAAGCATTTAAACTATTCTGTAGAAACTAAGAATATAAAGGGAATCTCTTTAGAGGAGTTTATAAAAAACAATCCCACTGATAAAGATATCATAAATAAATTTACAACATTGGTAATAACTCTAATAGATAACAGTATTTACTGTGGAGATTTAAGTTTAGATAATTTTATGGTTAAAGACAACGAGATCTATGTTCTTGACCTAGAGGATTATCGTCATGTAAAGTTTTTTAAACATAACAAAGATGAATTTTTAAGAAGACTAAAAGGAAAAGTCCCTAGAGAGATTTTTGAAAATATTATAGAGAAGCTATAA